Genomic DNA from Porites lutea chromosome 4, jaPorLute2.1, whole genome shotgun sequence:
GTCCAAAATCTACAATTTACACTCCTAAGCGAGACGATGAGCATCCCCGCCACTTTCATATgggttccccccccccccccccccctgaggcAGTGACCTACTCAATTGATGGTAGTTCCACTGCGGGTAATGAGACAGCCGCGCTCGTACTGGGTGCGGTTTCAATATGATGGCGCTGAAAGTCTGGCACAGCGTTCTCAGGTTGTCGCAGATGTAGTATCTCGAGAAATGCGCGGCGTAACTTCTTCATTCGCCAGCAGTAAATAATAGGATTACAAAGAGAACCTAACATAACACAGGTTTGTACCCAGCTCGTTAAGATGATTAGAAAACGCGGCGGTACGTTGCTGTTTTGAGAAGCAGCAACTGCAGCCAGTATTATTGGTATATAGGTCATCACTAAAGCAATAAGAATGATTGCCAAAGTGATAGCTGCCTTGCGgtcttttttgactttttcaatttcttcttgAGGTAGCTGTTCGGTGTTGAGCCGTTTAAGCTGCCGGCGAGTTTCTGAGTAAATGTAACCGTATGAGAGTGAAATGGCAGCAAGGAAGAAAGTTGCGAAGATAAGATTTATTATTAAAGTCACGTTAAAGAAAAGTGAGTAGACTTTCCCTTCACTGTCTATTGAAGCCAAAACAGTTTCATTGATTGTCACAAGAAGTGTGATAGCCCAGGCTAGGATAATACTGATTACTATCTTCTTTACTGTGACAATTTCCTGGTACCTCAAGGGATATTTAATGGCAATGAACCGGACCACGCTAATCACGACCAGATGACTGAGCGAAGCAAACCCGACGATCGCAACGGTCGCTACGTACGTCTTTTCTAAAGGACAGAATGGACCAACATCAAGAAGCCGCTTCAATTCTACCGAGAACGCAATGGGGAGAGCAACCAGTCCTGTAAGCAAATCAGCCCCGGCTAAACAGGCTAGTAATATGGTTGTGTTGTCCTGCAATCGGCGTCTTGTTACTATGGCAAAAATGACCAGCGAGTTTAGTAGAACCGTCAGAAGCGCTGCCATTAAATCGATACTGGCTAGAGCAATCAGATGTTTGTAGGTGTCTTCTCCTAAGTACTCCGTCCGCCAAACAGTTACGTAAttacatatttctttttctgagCTAAAAGACCTGGAGAGATGAAGGCGTAAAATATC
This window encodes:
- the LOC140934781 gene encoding trace amine-associated receptor 9-like, with protein sequence MAALLTVLLNSLVIFAIVTRRRLQDNTTILLACLAGADLLTGLVALPIAFSVELKRLLDVGPFCPLEKTYVATVAIVGFASLSHLVVISVVRFIAIKYPLRYQEIVTVKKIVISIILAWAITLLVTINETVLASIDSEGKVYSLFFNVTLIINLIFATFFLAAISLSYGYIYSETRRQLKRLNTEQLPQEEIEKVKKDRKAAITLAIILIALVMTYIPIILAAVAASQNSNVPPRFLIILTSWVQTCVMLGSLCNPIIYCWRMKKLRRAFLEILHLRQPENAVPDFQRHHIETAPSTSAAVSLPAVELPSIE